The sequence CGCGGCCTACGGCGACCCCGGCGGCTTCGACACCAGCGTGTCGATCAGCGACTCGAGCAACGAGGACGCGACCGCCGAGGGGAGCACCGGCAACGACAGCAGCTCGGGTACGGGTTCGGGCTCGGGCAGCAGCTCGGGCAGCTCGGGCTCGGGCAGCAGCTCGGGCTCGGGCAGCAGCAGCTCCGGGGGCTGACGCCGGCCAAGCCGCACCGACGCCGATCGTCGCGTCACCCGTCGGTCAGCGCGGCGCGTTCTTCGGCGGTGAGCGTGCGCCCCGGCCCCAGCGGGTCGACCAGCCGCGAGGTCCGCGGCTCGTCGATCTGCACCGGCCCGAGACGCTCGCGCAGCTCGGGATCCTTGTGCTCCCGCACCACGCGGAACAGCCCGTTGTCGAACGGCAGCCCCGGCGCCGCCGCGACGAGCTCGACGCGCTCGCGCAGGCCCATGCGATCCATCTCGAGCGCGCGGTGGTGGCAGAAGGGATTGTTGCCGGGTCGCCCGAGCAGCGGCTCGGTCGCCGCCGTGCAGCCCGACATGCAGGTCGGGCCGTAGTAGCACTCGGCGCAGTAGCCCCACAGATCCGCGGTGGTGCGATCGCGGACGTACGTGATCTCCGGCGCGCGTTCCCACAGCGCCTGCAGGCCGTGCTCGCGCCACGAGCCGCCGGTGTTGGTCGGGCCGCCCACGCTCGGGCAGCTCTTGATCGCGCCGTTGCTCTCGATGCCCATCACCGTGACGCCCGCGAAGCAGCCCGAGAAGTGCCCCTCGCCACGCTGGTGTCGACGCAGCTTGTGCTCGAACGGACCGAAGTAGCCGAGGTTGTTGCCCGGCCAGATGACGACGCCGAGCTCGCGGCAGCGATCCTCGATGCGATCGAGCAGCTCGAACACCGCGGGGAACTGGTACGGCTGCAGCAGCAGCTCGGGATGATCGGCGGCCGCACCGTGCGGCATCGTGATCTGCAGCTGCCATGCACGGACGCCGGCGGCCGCGAGCAGCTCGAGCAGCGCTGGCAGCTCGGTGTGGCTGCGCGCGTTGATCTGCGTGTTGCAGGCGATGCGAGAGCCGGCGGCCCGCAGGTGGCCGAGCGCCGCGAACGCGCGATCCCAGCTCTCGGGTCGGTTGCGCACCCAGTCATGGCTCTCGCGCAGACCGTCGATCGAGACCGACACGCTCTGGATGCCGGCCTCGACCATCGCCCGCGCACGGGCGGCGGTGAGGTTGTAGCCACCGGTGGTCATGGTCGCCGTCATGCCGCGCTCGCGGATGCGACGGATCACGAGCAGGAAGTCGTTGCGCAGGTAGGCCTCGCCACCGATGAGCACCACCTCACCGACGCCGTGCTCGGCCAGCTCGTCGACCAACGCGAGGGCCTCTTCGGTCGAGAGTTCGTCGTCACGCGGGAGCCCGGCCCGAGGCCCGCAGTGCAGACACTTCTGATCGCACGCGAGGGTGAACTCCCACACCGCGAGCGCACAGGTCGGCACCTCGCCCGACGCCGCGGCGCGCACCAGGTGCTTCCGGCCGCGACCGGGAGGGAGCGCTCGCACCACCGGCAGCTTGCGACGTACGTCTTCGAGACCCATGCGACCGGCCGTAAGCATACCCAACTTGCGCCGACCCCGGCCAACGGTGGTAGATTCGATATCGATGATTCCCTGTTTGGTCTGCCACCGTCACGTCCGTACCGATGCGACCGTCTGCCCGTTCTGCAGCGCACCGCTGCGCGACGGCGCCGCGCCGACACCGAGCTTCGCGGGTCTGCTGCTGGGCTTCGCGTTGATGGCCGCGAGCTGCGGCGGCGACGACGGCGACACCAGCGGCACCAGCAACACGCAGGGCTCGGCGACCCAGGGCACCACCATGACCGGCGGCTCGACCGGTGACACCTCCACCACCGACACGGTCTCGGCAGGCGTCTCCGACTACGGCGATCCCAGCTTCACCGATTCGCTCACCGACACCATCAGCGGCACCGACAGCAGCGGCGGCACCTCGGGCGGCAGCGACTCGTCGAGCGGCACCGACACCGGCTCGACCACCGCCGCCACCAATGCCTCCGACACCGCCGACTACGGCGCGCCCGGCTCGACCGGCCCGTGAGCCGCAGGTGGCGACGCGCGACGGGCTCACGCGGTCGGTGAGCCGCGCAGACGCCACCAGTGGAACGCCGCCATCACCAGCGCGTGATCGATGGCGCCCGAGCTGAGCAGGCCATCGATCGCGTCGACCGGCACCAGCTCGATGGTGGTCTGCTCCGACTCGTCGTTGGCGATCTCCGTGACCTTCTCGCAGCCCGTCGCCAAGAACGCATGGATGCGGTTCTTGAAGAGCGCGGGGTTGGGATGCACCGAGCCGAGCGCCACGACCTTGCCGGCGCGGTAGCCGGTTTCTTCGAGCAGCTCCCGCGCCGCGGCGGTGCCCGGATCTTCGTCGGCATCGAGCAGCCCACCGGGGATCTCCAAGGTCTCGCAACCCGCACCGTGGCGGAACTGTCGGATCATGACGACCTCGCCGGTGGTCGTGATCGGGATGATGTTGGCCCAGTCGACCGACTCGATGCGGAAGAACGTGTGGGCCTGCCCGGTGTCGACGCGCTGCGCGTGCAGCTCGGTGACATCGAACACGCGGTAGCTCGCGAGCTTGCGCTCCGAGAGGGTGCGCCACGGCGCCGGTCGGGAACTCATGACGAACACGTTGACGCGAACCCGGGCCGCCCGACAAGCCGCGTGCGCGAAGCCTGGTACAGTTGCCGCCGATGCGCCCCTCGCTCGCCCGTCGTGCGCCGCTCCGCGGCGGTCTCGTGCCCTTGTTCCTCGCGTTGAACGGCTGGACGCTGGCCGCCTGCGACGGCGGCTCGTCGTCGGGCGCCGCGAAGGCCGAGCCCGCCGCGAAGGCCGAGCCCGCCGCGAAGGCCGAGCCCGCCGCGAAGGCCGAGCCGAAGCCAACCCCCGATCCCCACGCCAACCCCCACGCCGATCCCCACGCGAAGGCCGGTGACGCCAAGCCTGCGATCGTACCGAGCGCGCCCGGCGAGCCGGTGTGGCTCGACCCGCGCGACGGCGAGGTCCACCTCGGGCGCATGCAGCAGCTCAGCTTCGGCGGCGAGAATGCCGAGGCGTACCTGAGCAACGACGAGCGCACGCTGGTGTTCCAGTCGACCCGCGACGGCGGTGGCTGCGACCAGATCTACACCATGGGCATCGACGGCAAGAACGTCGCGCGGGTGAGCTCGGGCAAGGGTCGCACCACGTGCTCGTACTTCCTGCCCGGCGACACGCGGATCCTCTACGCCTCGACGCATGCGGCCGCCGACGACTGCCTGCCGCCACCCGATCGCAGCCACGGCTACGTGTGGAAGCTGTACGGCGAGTTCGACATCTACAGCGCCGCGAAGGACGGCAGCGACGTGAAGCCACTGGTGGTCGGGCCCGGCTACGACGCCGAGGCGACCGTGAGCCCGCAGGGCGATCGCATCGTCTTCACCTCGACCCGCGACGGCGACCCCGAGCTGTACGTCATGGGCATCGACGGCAGCAAGCAGACCCGCCTCACCCAGTCGAAGGGCTACGACGGCGGCGCGTTCTTCTCGCCCGACGGCAAGTCGATCGTCTACCGCGCCAACCATCCCAGCGGCGACGAGGAGCTCGCGAAATACGACGCGATCATCAAGGAGGGCCTGGTCCGCCCCACCCGCCTCGAGCTGTTCGTGATGGACGCCGACGGCAAGAACAACCGGCAGATCACCGACAACGGCAAGGCCAACTTCGGGCCCTACTTCCACCCCGACGGCAAGCGCATCATCTTTGCCAGCAATCAGGACGACCCCCAGGGCCGCGACTTCGACCTCTTCATCATCGGCGTCGACGGCAAGGACCAGCAGCCGGTGACGCGCAACCCCGACTTCGATGGGTTCCCGATGTTCACGCGCGACGGCAAGCACCTGGTGTTCGCGAGCAATCGCAACGCCGCCACGCCAGGCGACACCAACGTGTTCGTCGCGGAGTGGAAGGACGGCTGACGATGGCGCTCGACCTGCAACCGGGGCAGCACTACGGCGAGTTCGAGATCCTCGAACTGCTGGGCTCGGGCGGGTTCGGCAACGTCTACAAGGTCAGGGATCCACGCTTCCCCGAGCCGCTCGCGCTCAAGCTGTCGATCGAGCCGGTGAGCGCCGTCGACACCGCCCAGCGAACCCTGCGCGAGGTCACGGTGCTGCGGACGCTGACCAACCCGCACGTGGTCCGCATCCACGACTGCGGCCTGCGCCGCGACGGCCACGTCTACGTGCTGATGGAGCTGCTGCGCGGCCTGCCGCTCGACGAGTTCCACGACTTCGACGCGCCGATGGATCCCGCGTGGGCAGCCCACGTCATCTATCAGTGCTGCCTCGGCCTGTGCGAGGCCCACGACCACGGCATCATCCACCGCGACCTCAAGCCCGCGAACATCTTCGTCGATCCCGACGGCCACACCCGCATCCTCGACTTCGGACTCGCGCGCTCGTTCGACCAGCGCGGCGTCGTCGGACAGAACGCGACGGTCGGGCACATGCTGGTCGGCACGCCGCACTACGCCCAGCCCGAGCAGCTCGAGACCTACGCGCTGACGCCCGCGGCCGACGTCTACAGCCTCGGCATGCTGCTGTACGAGCTGCTTTCGGGCCACGTGCCGTTCGTCGCCGATGACGTGGTGAGCGTGGTGCGCGAGCGGTGGATGGCCAACCCGGTGATGTGGCTGCGCGCCCACGCCACCGACCCCGTGATTCCGCTGCGCCGCTACCTCCCAGCGACCCAGGTGAGCGACGCGCTGGCGGCGGTGGTCGAGCGGGCGCTCGCCAAGGCGCCGGGCGATCGACCGAGCGACGCGCGGGCGTTCGCGACCGCCCTGCGCGCGGCGTGGCCGACCTAGCCGCTTGCGATCCGTCGCGATGCCCTCAAGGGCCCGCGGTCGGCATCGCACCGCCGCCGAGGGTCCGCACCAGGCCCACGATCGCTTCGTCGAGCTGCGCCGGGGTGGCGGTCGCGTCGACCTGGACCATGCTGGCGCTCGCACGGATGTCGACGCTGTCGACGACCGCCTGCGGCAGTCCGACCGAGCGCGCGATGGGCCCGGCGCCGTCCCACTCGCGCCGGAGCTCGGCGGCCATGCGCTCCGCGTCGGCGGGGTTGCCGACCTCGAGCGTCGCGCGCAGCTCGAGCCCCCGCCGCAGGCCGATCGCGATTGCGAGATCGGCGCTCAGCGGGTTCGGAGCCGCCGGCACCGCGACCGCGTGCGAGACGAACGCGATCTGCCGCACGGTCGGCAGCCGGCGCCATGCGCCCGCGAGCGCGTTCACGCCGAGCATCGACCGCGCCTCACCCGAGACGAGTCGCTGCAGCTCGTCGTCGTGACCCGCTGTGCCTGCGACCAGCGTGCAACGATCGACCACCCAGGCCACGTCGCCGTCGTCGAGCGCCAGGCGCGTGCGCCCGTCGACGGTGCCCAGCGAGTAGTGCCAAGCGCCGTCGGTGGGCAGTCGCGCAGCGATGCACGCCAGGCGTTCGGGCTCACCGATGCCCTCGGCCTGCAGCACCCTCACGTCCAGGGGGCCTCCCAACGACGAGGTGTACATCCGCCAGCTGTCGAACCCGATGCCGCACTCGCTCGCGGCGTCGAGGAGCGGCTGCAGGTCGCGGGGGATGAGCGCGGCATGGTGGCGCACGAACACCGGCAGCTGCACGATCGCAGCGAGGTCGAGCTCGATCACGCTGGGCGTGGACGCCGGCAGAAACGACAGCGCACGCGCCGAGTCGCCGACGCAGCGGCCGGGCGACGGGTCGGCCGCTGCGGCAGCGGGCGGCGGGGCGTCGTCCGCAGCCGCCGCCTTGGGGGCGACGGTGGGTGCCACCGAAGCGGCCGACGCCACCGGTTCGGGCCGGCAGCCGGCAAGCAACGTCACCCACGAGCCAGCGAGAACGGCAGCACGCATCGATCGAGCATAGTCGATCGCCGCGACCGCGCACCGATCGTTCGCCGGCGATGCGCTCGCACGCGCAACGCCGCCATCGCGGCCGATGACGGCGCTCTCGCGCCACGGAGGTTCACCGCGTAGTGTCGAGGTGCTAGTACCTCGACACAGCGATAGTGATGGGTCAGAACGCCGTCATGGCCGCGACTCCGCAAGGCGCCGTGCCGCCGGAATACCGGGCGTATTTCAAGGTACGGCAACGCAGCGAGGCGCGGTCAGGGCGGTGTTATGGCCCGTCACAATCCCTGTGTCGAGGTGCTAGTGCGCGAGGAACTCGACGAGGCGCTGTCGCTGGTCGTCGTCGAGGCTCGCGAAGCGGGGCGGCGGCATGGCGCCGGACTCGTGCGGCTCGCGACTCAGGCGGTCGATCGCGGCGGCCTTCTGCTCGGCCGTGAGCGCGCCGGGGTCGCTCGCATCGAAGCGCGCGCGGCTCAGGGTCTGATCGAGCCGAGGGTTGTGGCAGCGCTGACACAGCGACCGCAGCATCTCCTCGGCACTGGCCTCCGCCCGCGGGCGAAACCCCAGCTCGACCTCGGTCTGGGGTAACAGCACCGCGCGGGGGTCGAGCATGCCCGCCGGGTCTGCGCCACCGGCGACGTCGAGGTACGACGCGACCGCGGCCTCGCGCAGCGTGGCATCGGTGATGTCGTGGTGGTGCCACGGCACCGGCAAGCGCTCGCCGCTCTGCACCTGCGCGAAGTAGCCGTCCCACGTGTCGCTGTGACCGTTCGCGATGTCGGCCTCGACCGCGCCGGAGTCGAACGGCTGCGGCTGCCCCAGCGGCGTGAGGGACGACGGCACACCGCCCTGGATCGACCAGTAGATCTCGATCATCTGGTTCATCACGATGCCGCTGGCGGTCGGCGCCGGCGGGGCGATCATCGCGATCGGAATGCCGCCGTACGCCGCCTCTTCGCCGTGCATCGCGAGGAACTGCGGCGTGAGCAGCGTGGCCGACGAGGTCTCGCCGCCGGTGCCGATCGACAGCCCCGGGAACCAGTGCAGCCACGGATCGACCGCCTGCTGCATCAGCAGCAGCTTGGGCGAGTCGGGTCCATCGGGCTGGTGACACGTGAGGCAGTCGAGCGGGCGGTTCACCAGGTCGAGGTCCTGGTAGAGGCTCCACTTGGTCCAGCCCTGCTCGACGGCGGGCGTGAAGCGATCGGCGAGCGAGCAGCCGTCGGCGTCGTCGTTGCAGTCCTGGAAGAAGGTGAGCAGGTAGAAGTTCAGCTGGTCGGCGGCGGCGTCGTAGCCGAACAGCTCGACCACCTGCTCCCCACGCGAGAACGCGGTCGCGCCAAGGTCCACACCGGTGCCCTGCCCCGGCTGCACCCGCAGGAACACCCGCGGATTGATCACCGAGACCGAGCGCGCCGACAGCGAGGTCGAGTTGGCCAACAGCGCGAATGAGGCCGGCTCGATCACCATGTCGAGCGCATCGTAGAGGTCGGCGAGGCTGCCCAGCTGCGGGCTCGGATCAGCGCACAGCCGGATCGCGATGGGATCGCCGTTGCCACGCGCGCACACGATGCCCAGCTGGTCGGGGTCGTAGGGCAGCTCGTCGCCGGCGCCCCCGCCGTCGTGCCCGCCGCTGTCGTGCCCGCCGCTGCTGCTGGAGCCGTCGCTGCCACCGTCAGTGCCGTCGGCGGTGCCGTGGGTGTTCGACGCGCCACCGCTGGCGTCGGAGGTGTCGCCGGTGCCGGTGCTGCCCGCGGTG is a genomic window of Deltaproteobacteria bacterium containing:
- a CDS encoding serine/threonine protein kinase is translated as MALDLQPGQHYGEFEILELLGSGGFGNVYKVRDPRFPEPLALKLSIEPVSAVDTAQRTLREVTVLRTLTNPHVVRIHDCGLRRDGHVYVLMELLRGLPLDEFHDFDAPMDPAWAAHVIYQCCLGLCEAHDHGIIHRDLKPANIFVDPDGHTRILDFGLARSFDQRGVVGQNATVGHMLVGTPHYAQPEQLETYALTPAADVYSLGMLLYELLSGHVPFVADDVVSVVRERWMANPVMWLRAHATDPVIPLRRYLPATQVSDALAAVVERALAKAPGDRPSDARAFATALRAAWPT
- a CDS encoding NUDIX hydrolase, whose protein sequence is MSSRPAPWRTLSERKLASYRVFDVTELHAQRVDTGQAHTFFRIESVDWANIIPITTTGEVVMIRQFRHGAGCETLEIPGGLLDADEDPGTAAARELLEETGYRAGKVVALGSVHPNPALFKNRIHAFLATGCEKVTEIANDESEQTTIELVPVDAIDGLLSSGAIDHALVMAAFHWWRLRGSPTA
- a CDS encoding PD40 domain-containing protein: MRPSLARRAPLRGGLVPLFLALNGWTLAACDGGSSSGAAKAEPAAKAEPAAKAEPAAKAEPKPTPDPHANPHADPHAKAGDAKPAIVPSAPGEPVWLDPRDGEVHLGRMQQLSFGGENAEAYLSNDERTLVFQSTRDGGGCDQIYTMGIDGKNVARVSSGKGRTTCSYFLPGDTRILYASTHAAADDCLPPPDRSHGYVWKLYGEFDIYSAAKDGSDVKPLVVGPGYDAEATVSPQGDRIVFTSTRDGDPELYVMGIDGSKQTRLTQSKGYDGGAFFSPDGKSIVYRANHPSGDEELAKYDAIIKEGLVRPTRLELFVMDADGKNNRQITDNGKANFGPYFHPDGKRIIFASNQDDPQGRDFDLFIIGVDGKDQQPVTRNPDFDGFPMFTRDGKHLVFASNRNAATPGDTNVFVAEWKDG
- a CDS encoding radical SAM protein — encoded protein: MGLEDVRRKLPVVRALPPGRGRKHLVRAAASGEVPTCALAVWEFTLACDQKCLHCGPRAGLPRDDELSTEEALALVDELAEHGVGEVVLIGGEAYLRNDFLLVIRRIRERGMTATMTTGGYNLTAARARAMVEAGIQSVSVSIDGLRESHDWVRNRPESWDRAFAALGHLRAAGSRIACNTQINARSHTELPALLELLAAAGVRAWQLQITMPHGAAADHPELLLQPYQFPAVFELLDRIEDRCRELGVVIWPGNNLGYFGPFEHKLRRHQRGEGHFSGCFAGVTVMGIESNGAIKSCPSVGGPTNTGGSWREHGLQALWERAPEITYVRDRTTADLWGYCAECYYGPTCMSGCTAATEPLLGRPGNNPFCHHRALEMDRMGLRERVELVAAAPGLPFDNGLFRVVREHKDPELRERLGPVQIDEPRTSRLVDPLGPGRTLTAEERAALTDG